From Sphingopyxis sp. USTB-05, the proteins below share one genomic window:
- a CDS encoding alkylphosphonate utilization protein, producing the protein MSDSDDYAYDEKSGEWMPASELAERKAAASQVEVRDAVGNLLEDGDSVALIKDLEVKGAGKTLKVGTVIKSIRLTGDPQEIDCRHESIRGLVLRAEFVRKR; encoded by the coding sequence AGTGACAGTGACGACTATGCCTATGACGAGAAAAGCGGCGAGTGGATGCCGGCGTCGGAGCTTGCGGAACGCAAGGCCGCGGCCTCGCAGGTCGAGGTTCGCGACGCGGTCGGGAACCTGCTCGAGGATGGCGACAGCGTCGCACTGATCAAGGATCTCGAGGTCAAGGGGGCCGGCAAGACGCTCAAGGTGGGGACGGTCATCAAGTCGATCCGCCTGACGGGCGATCCGCAGGAGATCGATTGCCGTCACGAGAGCATCAGGGGGCTCGTCTTGCGCGCCGAGTTCGTGCGCAAGCGCTAG
- a CDS encoding fused MFS/spermidine synthase, translated as MLILDYTRRMMGFLLFHPSPGTIEIIGLGGGSLAKYCHRYLPEASIVAVEIDPDVIAVREQFFMPPESERFEIVCDDGAEFVRRDTRSCDVLLVDGFDKDGQPAQLCSSSFYRDCHSRLKPGGILVVNLCDDYWKHGSILARIREHFECTIDLPMKIGMNRIIFAFRDGRLPSDPAALLQTAGDLDRIHPISFLLLANEISDGIKSRDERLGDSFDSDFQEAQSLSIASLWLATEIEHLPTIDPYILI; from the coding sequence ATGTTGATCCTCGACTATACGCGCCGGATGATGGGGTTCCTCCTGTTCCATCCCTCTCCGGGGACCATCGAGATCATCGGGCTCGGCGGCGGATCGCTGGCAAAATACTGCCACCGATATCTTCCGGAGGCGTCGATCGTCGCGGTCGAGATCGACCCCGACGTCATTGCGGTCCGGGAGCAATTCTTCATGCCGCCCGAGAGCGAGCGCTTCGAGATCGTCTGCGATGATGGCGCGGAATTCGTGAGGCGGGATACACGAAGCTGCGATGTCTTGCTTGTCGATGGCTTCGACAAGGACGGACAGCCTGCGCAGCTCTGTTCTTCAAGTTTCTATCGTGATTGCCATTCGCGGTTGAAGCCTGGCGGCATTCTCGTCGTCAACCTGTGCGATGATTACTGGAAGCACGGCTCTATCCTGGCTCGCATAAGAGAGCATTTCGAATGTACGATCGATCTTCCCATGAAGATAGGGATGAACCGGATCATCTTCGCATTCAGGGATGGGCGGCTCCCTTCGGATCCTGCCGCGCTATTGCAGACCGCCGGCGATCTCGATCGCATCCATCCGATATCCTTTTTGCTTTTGGCGAACGAAATATCGGACGGCATCAAATCGCGCGATGAAAGGCTTGGCGACAGTTTCGATAGCGACTTTCAAGAAGCGCAGTCGCTGTCGATCGCCTCGCTTTGGCTCGCGACAGAAATTGAGCATCTGCCGACAATCGACCCCTATATTCTGATCTGA